From Nitrosopumilus zosterae, the proteins below share one genomic window:
- the uvrB gene encoding excinuclease ABC subunit UvrB, whose protein sequence is MEQTSRFELISDYSPTGDQPQAIDELVKGVKKKTIQTLLGVTGSGKTFSIANVIARTGKNTLVISHNKTLAAQLYAELKQFFPKNNVGYFVSYYDYYQPESYLPQTDTYIEKDTQINEKIEKLRLESTAMLLSGEPTIIVSTVSCIYSLGNPKDWEDLAITLKPGDEIRRTDLIRKFVDARYERNDVEVAPGNFRVKGDTIDVTPAYSEDIVRISLFGDEIEKITLLDHVSLKEKKLVSQMKIFPAKHYLIAKDVREKAVKSIKQELQKRLPELNELEKQRLEMRTKYDLEMIEELGYCSGIENYSRHFDGRSAGEKAFCLMDFFGDDYLLVIDESHVTLPQLHGMYKGDHSRKKELVTYGFRLPSAYDNRPLKFEEFEKYIKNTIFVSATPSEYEKKISTKIAEQLVRPTGLLDPLVEIRPTLGQMDDLINEINKRAAKSERVLVTTLTKRMAEDLAEYLSKKQVRVRYMHSEIEGLQRTELIRQLRLGEFDVLVGINLLREGLDIPEVSLVAILDADKEGFLRNFTSLIQTCGRAARNENGTVIMYADNTTQSMKNAMNETKRRREKQIKYNLQHNITPKTIIKSVPEQETTLDESKLKSTHDLNNDIIDLDAQMKKYSEELDFERAIECRDRIKRLEKEIRFKDGRN, encoded by the coding sequence TTGGAACAGACCTCTAGATTTGAATTAATCTCTGATTATTCCCCAACTGGAGATCAACCCCAAGCAATTGATGAATTAGTCAAAGGCGTAAAAAAGAAAACAATTCAAACTTTACTTGGAGTTACAGGAAGCGGTAAAACCTTCTCCATCGCTAATGTTATTGCTAGAACTGGCAAAAACACTTTGGTAATTTCTCACAACAAAACTCTGGCAGCTCAACTTTATGCAGAACTAAAGCAATTCTTTCCAAAAAACAATGTTGGTTATTTTGTGTCATACTATGACTACTATCAGCCAGAAAGCTATCTTCCTCAAACTGATACCTACATTGAAAAGGATACCCAGATAAATGAAAAGATTGAAAAATTAAGACTAGAGTCTACTGCAATGCTACTCTCAGGCGAACCCACGATTATCGTCTCTACTGTTTCTTGCATTTACTCTCTTGGAAATCCAAAAGATTGGGAAGATTTGGCAATTACGTTAAAACCTGGTGATGAAATAAGAAGAACTGATCTAATTAGAAAATTTGTTGATGCACGGTATGAAAGAAATGATGTTGAAGTTGCACCTGGAAATTTCAGAGTAAAAGGTGACACTATTGATGTCACGCCTGCATACTCTGAAGATATAGTGAGAATTTCCTTGTTTGGTGATGAAATAGAAAAAATCACTCTTCTTGATCATGTGTCATTAAAAGAAAAAAAACTCGTATCTCAAATGAAAATTTTTCCTGCAAAACATTACCTTATTGCCAAAGACGTTAGAGAAAAAGCTGTTAAATCAATTAAACAAGAATTACAAAAGCGTCTGCCTGAATTAAATGAACTAGAAAAACAAAGACTTGAAATGCGAACAAAATATGATTTGGAAATGATTGAAGAGTTGGGATATTGTTCTGGTATTGAAAATTACTCTAGGCATTTTGATGGTAGATCTGCTGGCGAAAAAGCTTTTTGCTTGATGGATTTTTTTGGAGATGACTATCTTTTAGTAATTGATGAATCCCATGTCACATTGCCACAACTTCATGGTATGTACAAGGGAGATCACTCTAGAAAAAAAGAACTCGTAACATATGGATTTAGATTGCCGAGTGCATATGATAACAGGCCATTAAAATTTGAAGAATTTGAGAAATACATTAAAAATACGATATTTGTATCTGCAACTCCATCAGAATATGAAAAAAAAATCTCCACAAAAATAGCAGAACAACTAGTGAGACCTACTGGTCTACTTGATCCTTTAGTTGAGATTAGGCCAACCCTAGGTCAAATGGATGATTTAATTAATGAAATCAATAAAAGAGCTGCTAAATCTGAGCGTGTTTTGGTTACTACTCTGACCAAAAGAATGGCTGAAGATTTAGCAGAATATCTGTCCAAAAAACAAGTCAGGGTACGATACATGCATTCCGAAATTGAAGGATTACAAAGAACTGAATTGATCAGACAATTACGTCTAGGCGAATTTGACGTTCTCGTTGGAATCAATTTACTACGAGAAGGATTGGACATACCCGAAGTCTCCCTAGTTGCAATTTTAGATGCTGATAAAGAAGGCTTTCTAAGAAATTTTACTAGCTTGATTCAAACATGCGGACGTGCAGCCAGAAATGAAAATGGAACCGTCATAATGTATGCGGATAACACTACGCAATCTATGAAAAATGCCATGAATGAAACTAAACGTCGTAGAGAAAAACAAATTAAATATAATCTACAACACAACATTACTCCTAAAACCATCATAAAATCAGTGCCCGAACAAGAAACCACATTGGATGAATCAAAATTAAAATCCACTCATGATTTAAACAATGACATTATTGATTTAGATGCTCAAATGAAAAAATATTCTGAAGAATTAGACTTTGAGCGAGCAATTGAATGTAGGGATAGGATAAAAAGACTAGAAAAGGAGATTAGATTTAAAGATGGTAGAAACTAA
- the uvrA gene encoding excinuclease ABC subunit UvrA — MVETKLKIRGARHHNLKNLDIDIPKNKLVVISGLSGSGKSTLAFDTIYAEGQRRYVESLSAYARQFLEMMDKPDVDSIEGLSPAISIQQKTTSKNPRSTVGTTTEIYDYMRLLYARIGIPYCTNCGRKVSTQSVERICDSVLKDFSGKKILILAPIIQRKKGTYEKLFEQIKKDGYSRVRINGEILSLDDEIPPLDRQKWHNIEIIVDRITSEKSERSRLFEAIQTAIKASKGDVMIATDKDEKIFSQNNACPYCGLTVGELEPRSFSFNSPFGMCKTCNGLGVKMEFDADLVIPDKTKSILDGAIVPWSGRFSSFRRQALRAVGMKFGFDLMTPLEKIKPKHFDIILHGTSDLIDFKYRSKSGDSSWQYTDAFEGVLVNLQRVFMETDSESKREWLKQFMRDTPCNSCDGKKLKPESLAVKINEKGIMDVCDMSIDHCYDFFSTLKLTENEQYIAKDVLKEIKERLEFLMNVGLNYLSLNRLSSTLSGGESQRIRLATQIGSNLTGVLYVLDEPTIGLHQRDNARLIKTLNKLRNLGNSVIVVEHDEEVIRNSDWIVDLGPGAGVHGGNVVFEGTVDKILNGSNSVTGAYLKDNSLIALKNKIRNRSGSLIIRKASENNLKDIDVEIPLGFFVSVTGVSGSGKSTLINDVLLKTLESHFYKTNVRPGNHKEIVGLENIDKVIAIDQSPIGRTPRSNPATYIGAFTPIRELYANTELSKERGYAPGQFSFNVADGRCFACDGDGVKQIEMQFLSDVYVKCDECKGKRYNTETLSVLYKGKNISDILDMTVYEALNFFENIPSIKRKLQTVYDVGLGYVKLGQSSTTLSGGEAQRVKLASELSKRGTGKTLYILDEPTTGLHFADVQKLLDVLNRLVNLGNTVVVIEHNMDVIKNSDWVIDLGPEGGDEGGKIVASGTPHDLAKAPGSYTGKFLKKLLKNDF; from the coding sequence ATGGTAGAAACTAAACTAAAAATTCGAGGAGCACGACATCATAATCTAAAAAATCTAGATATTGATATCCCAAAAAACAAACTAGTTGTAATTAGCGGATTATCCGGATCTGGAAAATCCACATTGGCTTTTGATACAATTTATGCTGAGGGTCAAAGACGGTATGTTGAATCTCTCTCAGCATACGCTCGTCAATTTTTAGAAATGATGGATAAACCCGATGTTGATTCCATTGAAGGATTATCTCCTGCAATTTCTATTCAACAAAAAACCACCAGCAAAAATCCTCGTTCTACTGTGGGTACAACTACTGAAATTTATGATTATATGCGATTACTTTATGCAAGAATTGGTATCCCGTATTGCACAAATTGTGGAAGAAAGGTGTCAACACAATCAGTCGAGCGAATATGTGATTCTGTCCTAAAAGACTTTTCTGGGAAAAAGATCTTGATTTTAGCCCCTATCATTCAAAGAAAAAAAGGAACATATGAAAAATTATTTGAACAAATCAAAAAAGACGGGTATTCTAGAGTACGCATAAATGGAGAAATTTTGAGCCTGGATGATGAAATTCCTCCACTTGACCGGCAAAAATGGCACAATATTGAAATTATTGTTGATAGAATAACTAGTGAAAAATCTGAACGCTCCCGACTCTTTGAGGCAATTCAAACTGCCATTAAAGCATCAAAAGGAGATGTGATGATTGCAACTGACAAGGATGAAAAAATCTTCTCGCAAAATAATGCATGTCCATATTGTGGATTAACAGTAGGCGAATTAGAACCACGCTCGTTTTCATTTAATTCCCCGTTTGGAATGTGTAAAACATGTAATGGATTGGGTGTAAAGATGGAGTTTGATGCTGATTTAGTAATTCCTGATAAAACAAAATCAATTTTGGATGGAGCAATCGTTCCTTGGAGTGGAAGATTCTCTTCCTTTAGAAGACAAGCATTAAGAGCGGTTGGAATGAAATTTGGTTTTGATTTGATGACTCCCTTGGAAAAAATTAAACCAAAACATTTTGATATTATTTTACATGGCACATCTGATTTAATTGATTTTAAATATCGCTCCAAATCTGGCGATTCTTCTTGGCAATATACCGATGCATTTGAAGGTGTACTTGTAAATCTTCAGCGGGTTTTTATGGAGACTGACTCTGAATCAAAAAGAGAGTGGTTAAAGCAATTCATGCGTGACACTCCATGCAATTCATGTGATGGTAAAAAATTAAAACCTGAATCACTTGCAGTCAAAATTAATGAAAAAGGAATAATGGATGTTTGCGATATGTCCATTGATCATTGTTATGATTTTTTTTCTACTCTAAAATTAACTGAAAACGAACAATACATTGCAAAAGATGTTCTCAAAGAGATCAAAGAACGTCTGGAATTTTTGATGAATGTGGGATTGAATTATTTATCATTAAACAGATTAAGCTCAACATTATCTGGGGGTGAATCTCAAAGAATTAGATTGGCAACACAGATAGGCTCTAACCTGACTGGTGTTTTGTATGTGCTTGACGAACCAACAATTGGACTACATCAACGTGATAATGCTAGACTAATTAAAACGCTAAACAAGCTACGAAATCTTGGAAATTCAGTCATAGTTGTGGAGCATGACGAAGAAGTAATACGAAATTCAGACTGGATTGTGGATTTGGGACCTGGCGCAGGAGTTCATGGCGGAAACGTGGTTTTTGAAGGAACAGTTGATAAAATTCTAAATGGCAGCAACTCTGTCACTGGTGCATATTTGAAGGATAATTCTCTGATTGCGTTGAAAAATAAAATTCGTAATCGCTCTGGTTCATTAATTATTAGAAAAGCATCAGAAAACAATCTCAAAGATATTGATGTTGAAATCCCTTTGGGGTTTTTTGTATCCGTTACTGGTGTTTCAGGTTCTGGAAAATCGACTTTGATTAATGACGTACTGCTTAAAACACTGGAGAGTCATTTTTACAAAACAAATGTCAGGCCTGGCAATCACAAAGAGATTGTTGGTTTAGAGAATATTGATAAAGTTATTGCAATTGATCAATCGCCAATTGGTAGAACGCCACGTTCAAATCCTGCAACATACATTGGTGCATTTACTCCTATTAGAGAACTATATGCAAATACTGAATTATCAAAAGAACGCGGCTATGCTCCTGGACAATTTTCATTTAATGTGGCCGATGGACGATGTTTTGCATGTGATGGAGATGGCGTTAAACAAATTGAAATGCAATTTTTGTCTGACGTTTATGTAAAATGCGATGAGTGTAAAGGAAAGAGATACAACACCGAAACATTATCTGTGCTGTACAAGGGTAAAAACATCTCCGATATTTTAGACATGACTGTCTATGAGGCATTAAATTTCTTTGAGAATATCCCATCAATTAAACGAAAACTACAAACAGTTTATGATGTTGGGCTAGGTTATGTCAAACTAGGCCAATCATCTACAACACTTTCTGGCGGAGAAGCTCAAAGGGTAAAACTTGCGTCTGAACTCTCAAAGAGAGGTACTGGGAAAACTCTCTATATTCTGGATGAACCAACAACCGGATTGCATTTTGCTGACGTTCAAAAACTACTTGATGTCCTTAATCGATTGGTAAATTTAGGAAATACTGTGGTTGTCATTGAGCATAATATGGATGTGATCAAAAATTCTGATTGGGTGATTGATCTTGGACCTGAAGGAGGTGATGAAGGAGGGAAAATTGTTGCTAGTGGTACCCCTCATGATTTGGCAAAGGCACCTGGAAGTTATACTGGAAAGTTTCTGAAAAAACTATTAAAAAATGACTTTTGA
- the uvrC gene encoding excinuclease ABC subunit UvrC, with protein MTFDISKISIPVDPGIYLMKDSNGKILYIGKAKNLKNRVKSYFSKNQNYKTQKLVEKISEIEFVLTDNESEAFLLESNMIKKYRPRFNIELKDQQRYTYLRISDEKYPRLLVARRTRDGKFLGKGMTFGPFTQGSSKLLTIGTLRKAFQIRICKTLPKKVCLEYHLGNCEGPCEFKDAQERYPKHISALEDVLKGKNQTKIFTKKLEEEMYQAAQLQQFERAKDIRDTLVRLGSLQTNQKMEYIDKSDEEYFGIGIMGQSATVMNFRMINGVIRDSDKFFFDLVADNSFSNFLFQYYSTHKIPKFILVSEIPEKKELLESLLSEQAGFAVQILVPSKGKRKDVINLILKNIQLIHTKGGDPGLVELKEILHLPSIPKIIECFDISNHGVDFAVGSMSRFVDGMPNKSGYRKFKIKTVRGRDDFAMIAEIIKRRYYRLLEENSELPDLIVIDGGKGQLNAAIKSLESLGLNIPCISLAKENEEVYVPKTKHPITISKAKPSLKILQYARDETHRFGVAYNRTIRKNKIK; from the coding sequence ATGACTTTTGACATTTCAAAAATCTCTATCCCCGTGGATCCTGGAATCTACTTGATGAAAGATTCGAATGGAAAAATACTCTATATTGGTAAAGCAAAGAACTTGAAAAATAGAGTCAAATCATATTTTTCAAAAAATCAAAACTACAAGACACAAAAACTAGTGGAAAAAATTTCTGAAATTGAATTTGTTCTAACAGATAACGAAAGTGAGGCCTTTTTACTAGAATCAAACATGATCAAAAAATATCGTCCAAGATTCAACATTGAATTGAAAGACCAACAAAGATATACTTATCTTAGAATATCTGATGAGAAATATCCTCGATTGCTTGTTGCACGAAGAACTAGAGATGGAAAATTTTTAGGCAAAGGAATGACTTTTGGACCCTTTACTCAAGGCAGTTCCAAATTGCTCACAATTGGAACTTTACGTAAAGCATTCCAAATTAGAATTTGTAAAACACTTCCAAAAAAAGTGTGTTTGGAATATCATTTAGGAAATTGCGAAGGTCCTTGTGAATTTAAAGATGCACAAGAAAGATATCCAAAACATATTTCTGCTTTGGAAGATGTCCTAAAGGGAAAAAACCAAACAAAAATTTTTACAAAAAAACTAGAAGAAGAGATGTACCAAGCTGCTCAACTACAGCAATTTGAGCGTGCAAAAGATATTCGCGATACTTTGGTTAGACTGGGCAGTCTTCAGACTAACCAAAAAATGGAATACATTGATAAATCCGATGAGGAGTATTTTGGAATTGGCATAATGGGACAGTCTGCGACTGTGATGAATTTTCGAATGATTAACGGTGTGATTCGAGATAGTGACAAATTCTTTTTTGACTTGGTTGCTGATAATTCTTTTTCAAATTTCCTTTTTCAATACTATTCCACACATAAAATTCCCAAATTCATTCTAGTAAGTGAGATTCCAGAAAAAAAAGAATTGTTGGAATCATTACTTTCAGAGCAAGCAGGATTTGCTGTACAAATTCTAGTTCCTTCTAAAGGAAAAAGAAAAGATGTCATAAATCTGATTTTAAAAAACATTCAATTAATTCACACAAAGGGCGGAGATCCCGGACTAGTTGAATTAAAAGAAATATTGCATTTGCCATCAATTCCTAAGATCATTGAATGCTTTGACATTTCTAATCATGGTGTGGATTTTGCAGTAGGTTCTATGTCTAGATTTGTAGATGGGATGCCCAATAAATCTGGATACAGAAAATTCAAAATTAAAACGGTACGTGGTAGAGATGATTTTGCAATGATTGCTGAGATTATTAAAAGAAGATACTATAGATTATTGGAAGAAAATTCTGAACTTCCAGATTTGATAGTCATTGATGGGGGGAAAGGACAACTTAACGCAGCTATAAAGTCCCTTGAATCATTGGGATTGAATATCCCGTGTATATCATTGGCAAAAGAAAATGAAGAAGTTTATGTTCCAAAAACAAAACATCCTATAACAATTTCCAAAGCAAAACCCTCTTTGAAAATATTGCAATATGCAAGAGATGAAACCCATCGATTTGGGGTAGCATACAATAGGACAATAAGAAAAAATAAGATAAAATAA
- a CDS encoding cupredoxin domain-containing protein, producing MAGIDKAAIAFSIAIVAIGVGVAFSLGAAQDAVPIVSAPSMSTKTIEPKTQADPFADLAEKVKQEAPKVEEKKMEKPMEKSVEMEEKVEMEEIPKDETTMEKPAGPTTHTVNIPVGTSVPGCEESNTCFTPANITINAGDTVNWVNTDSAAHTVTGGSPADGPSGVFDSSLIMAGAEFAFTFNDSGNYDYFCMVHPWMVGSVSVN from the coding sequence ATGGCAGGTATAGACAAAGCCGCAATTGCATTTTCAATTGCAATAGTAGCTATAGGCGTAGGAGTTGCATTCTCTTTGGGTGCAGCTCAAGATGCTGTCCCCATAGTCTCCGCTCCAAGTATGTCAACTAAAACAATTGAGCCCAAAACACAAGCAGATCCATTCGCAGATTTGGCTGAAAAGGTGAAGCAAGAAGCTCCAAAAGTTGAAGAAAAGAAGATGGAGAAACCAATGGAAAAATCTGTAGAAATGGAAGAAAAAGTCGAGATGGAAGAAATTCCAAAAGACGAAACTACAATGGAAAAACCAGCAGGACCAACAACACATACAGTGAATATTCCAGTGGGCACGTCAGTTCCAGGATGTGAAGAATCCAACACATGTTTCACACCAGCAAATATCACAATAAATGCAGGTGATACTGTAAATTGGGTCAACACAGATTCAGCAGCACATACAGTAACTGGTGGTAGTCCAGCAGATGGTCCGTCTGGCGTATTTGATAGCAGTCTAATCATGGCAGGTGCAGAATTTGCATTTACGTTTAATGATTCAGGCAACTATGATTACTTCTGTATGGTTCATCCTTGGATGGTAGGCAGTGTATCAGTGAACTAA
- a CDS encoding CheR family methyltransferase: MTTILECQIIDIKKIVRKKIDVNIDHYASSFLERRVQNRMNMIGIKSYAEYISFLDEDFLESFELNSTLSINVTQFFRNQTVWDVFKQKIIPEIISLSSSDHPISIWSAGCAIGNEPYSLAMMFSDMLQTNEKKFKIVANDINPTSIGIAKTGQYEFEKLKNIPNSFLSKFLEKIDDDLYKFSDDLKKTITFQVGDVASFNINHVDVILCRNMLIYYADDAKELLFKKFHKTLNDSGFLVLGMAEDVPLSMKKFFKTVDLGMKIYQKVSLDP; this comes from the coding sequence ATGACTACAATTTTAGAATGTCAAATAATTGATATTAAAAAGATAGTAAGAAAAAAAATCGATGTAAACATAGATCACTATGCCTCTAGTTTTTTAGAACGCAGGGTTCAAAATAGAATGAACATGATAGGAATAAAATCCTATGCAGAATACATTTCATTCCTAGATGAAGATTTTCTTGAATCTTTTGAACTTAATTCTACTTTGTCAATTAATGTAACGCAGTTTTTTAGGAATCAAACTGTGTGGGATGTATTCAAACAGAAAATTATCCCTGAAATCATTTCATTGTCTTCTTCTGATCATCCCATTTCAATATGGAGTGCTGGATGTGCAATTGGAAATGAGCCTTATAGCTTGGCAATGATGTTTTCTGATATGCTTCAAACAAATGAAAAAAAATTCAAGATTGTTGCAAATGACATAAATCCAACGTCTATAGGTATTGCAAAAACAGGCCAATATGAATTTGAGAAATTAAAGAATATCCCAAATTCATTTTTGTCTAAATTTTTAGAAAAAATCGATGATGACTTGTACAAATTTAGTGATGATTTAAAAAAAACTATTACTTTCCAAGTAGGCGATGTTGCATCCTTTAACATTAATCATGTTGATGTAATTCTATGTAGAAATATGCTAATTTATTACGCTGATGATGCTAAAGAACTTCTCTTTAAAAAATTTCACAAGACGCTAAATGACAGTGGATTTCTCGTATTGGGCATGGCTGAAGATGTGCCTCTTTCAATGAAGAAATTTTTCAAAACTGTTGATTTGGGTATGAAAATCTATCAAAAAGTTTCCCTTGATCCCTAA
- a CDS encoding response regulator has protein sequence MIINDSRAMRLFLEDIVNSYFGWQLIGSYSDATYALSVLENKKPDVILLDLEMPKMDGFTFLERLGNVGIYPTIITSNYAIDGSEIVSDALALGAVDYIVPPSSNSKVDFDKFKLRLRHKITKASLKSSRYSLFSNSGKSKSRIT, from the coding sequence ATGATAATCAATGATTCAAGGGCTATGCGATTATTTCTTGAAGATATTGTGAATTCCTACTTTGGCTGGCAATTAATTGGTTCGTATTCTGATGCAACTTACGCTTTGAGTGTTCTGGAAAATAAAAAACCCGATGTAATTCTTTTAGATCTTGAAATGCCTAAAATGGATGGCTTTACATTCCTTGAAAGATTGGGAAATGTTGGAATCTATCCCACAATAATAACTAGTAATTATGCAATAGATGGTTCTGAAATTGTTAGTGATGCTCTGGCTTTGGGGGCTGTTGATTATATTGTACCTCCGTCATCAAACAGCAAAGTAGATTTTGATAAATTCAAACTTCGACTTCGCCATAAAATTACCAAGGCTTCTCTTAAATCTAGCCGTTATTCTCTATTTTCTAATTCCGGTAAATCTAAATCTCGCATTACGTAA
- a CDS encoding methyl-accepting chemotaxis protein: MSDSQQVIELHENKKDFFQQVVEQTSEIGHEINRALKSTKEINGRAHMLSTTAKIEANRTGDIGRNFLVVSNSIDELSTKTDEVLDKMKKETIREIENLSKSIESKSVSIRGSRLATLALTNIRLIDRNLFERAADVRWWATDDILVKSLVDNNIDAYQEAENRLRVILQSYTVYYDLILCDVEGNCKASGESKFGFTGRNFSDKPWFKGAMNTNSGKEHAFETVHHSPSVNDDYTVTYSCKIHEGGNPDNKVIGILGAVFKWTEFAQRIVNETSLSSEEKSKTRVLLCDDAGNVLADTKERILKQTISFKGKNDLFLKEKGFSVVEKDGVKKIICHALSPGFEGYRSKEWHSLIIQDIDASCQDLDLTDNNDESLDSILDLISNLSEETQQAIKEINNVNDETHVLSLNAAIEAARVGDAGRGFGVIAGFMGDLSRTTAEITSKMDSNTQKKLIDLNSLISVNSREIKGDRLVNLSFTNIDLIDRALYERTADVRWWATEGSVIQALTQKTIENKDFLAMRLQTILKYYTVYSDLIVCDTNGVVIANGSSSNVDTANMNDASWFQTALKTKNGSEYGFDIIKTQNGDSTSTGLVFSCKIHKNGNISDDVIGILGVVFNWNQFIDVIFKETPLNGNEVDSTSLVILDSNGNKLSENTKHQNTISDQDLLLLLNEPKNFQTITLDNSKLLAGHAKSSGYEGFSTGWHSIIIQS; this comes from the coding sequence ATGAGTGATTCTCAACAAGTTATAGAATTGCATGAAAACAAAAAGGATTTTTTCCAGCAGGTAGTCGAGCAAACTTCTGAAATTGGTCATGAAATCAATAGAGCGTTAAAATCTACCAAAGAAATCAATGGTAGGGCGCACATGCTTTCCACAACTGCCAAAATTGAAGCAAATCGTACTGGTGATATTGGAAGAAATTTTTTGGTCGTATCGAACTCAATTGATGAATTAAGTACAAAAACAGATGAAGTTCTAGACAAAATGAAAAAAGAAACTATACGCGAGATTGAAAATTTATCTAAATCAATTGAAAGTAAATCTGTCAGCATTCGTGGAAGCCGATTGGCAACTCTTGCTTTGACAAATATTCGACTAATTGACAGAAATCTTTTTGAAAGGGCTGCAGATGTTCGCTGGTGGGCCACAGACGATATCTTGGTCAAATCTCTTGTAGATAATAATATTGATGCATATCAAGAAGCAGAAAATCGTCTTAGAGTGATTTTACAATCGTATACTGTTTACTATGATCTTATTTTATGTGATGTAGAAGGCAACTGTAAAGCTTCTGGAGAAAGCAAATTTGGTTTTACTGGAAGAAATTTTTCTGATAAACCTTGGTTCAAAGGAGCTATGAATACTAATAGTGGCAAAGAACATGCATTTGAAACTGTCCATCATTCCCCATCTGTGAATGATGATTATACAGTAACTTATTCCTGTAAGATACATGAGGGAGGAAATCCTGATAACAAAGTTATTGGTATTCTGGGTGCTGTTTTCAAATGGACCGAATTTGCACAACGAATAGTAAACGAAACTTCTTTATCTTCTGAGGAAAAATCAAAAACACGTGTGTTACTTTGTGATGATGCGGGAAATGTTCTTGCTGATACAAAAGAAAGAATTCTTAAGCAGACGATTAGTTTCAAAGGTAAAAATGATTTGTTCCTAAAAGAAAAAGGATTCAGTGTCGTTGAAAAAGATGGAGTCAAAAAAATTATTTGCCATGCGTTGTCTCCTGGATTTGAAGGATATAGATCAAAAGAATGGCATTCGTTAATAATTCAAGATATTGATGCATCTTGTCAGGATCTGGATTTGACCGACAATAATGATGAGTCTCTTGATTCAATACTTGATTTGATATCAAATTTATCTGAAGAAACACAACAGGCAATTAAAGAAATTAACAATGTTAATGATGAAACACACGTGTTGTCTCTAAACGCTGCAATTGAAGCTGCCCGTGTGGGCGATGCTGGGCGTGGGTTTGGAGTTATAGCCGGATTTATGGGCGATCTTTCGCGAACCACTGCTGAAATAACATCGAAAATGGATTCGAACACCCAAAAAAAACTCATAGATCTTAATTCGTTGATATCTGTCAATTCTAGAGAAATTAAAGGTGACAGACTTGTGAACCTGTCTTTTACAAATATTGATTTGATAGACAGGGCATTGTATGAGCGAACAGCAGATGTTCGCTGGTGGGCTACTGAAGGAAGTGTAATTCAAGCATTAACTCAAAAAACAATTGAAAATAAAGATTTTCTAGCAATGCGTCTTCAAACAATTCTCAAGTATTATACAGTATATTCAGATTTGATCGTATGTGATACAAATGGAGTTGTCATTGCAAATGGTTCTTCAAGTAATGTGGATACTGCTAACATGAATGATGCTTCTTGGTTTCAAACTGCATTAAAGACTAAAAATGGTAGTGAATATGGATTTGACATAATTAAAACACAAAACGGGGATAGCACATCAACTGGTCTTGTATTTTCATGCAAGATACACAAAAATGGAAATATTTCTGATGATGTTATAGGAATTCTTGGAGTTGTATTTAATTGGAATCAATTCATTGATGTGATATTCAAAGAAACACCTCTTAATGGAAACGAAGTTGATTCTACTAGTTTAGTTATATTGGATTCTAATGGAAACAAACTATCTGAGAACACCAAACACCAAAATACGATTTCAGATCAAGATTTATTGTTATTACTTAATGAGCCAAAGAATTTTCAAACTATTACTTTAGATAATTCAAAACTATTGGCCGGTCATGCAAAATCAAGCGGGTATGAAGGATTTTCCACTGGTTGGCATTCAATAATAATTCAGTCATAA